A genomic segment from Halobacteriovorax sp. DA5 encodes:
- a CDS encoding cold-shock protein, which yields MNTEQTGKVKFFNETKGFGFIKPDSGEGDLFVHISAVETGNKLNNNDKVTYMLGEGKRGPCATQVKKV from the coding sequence ATGAATACAGAGCAAACAGGTAAAGTTAAGTTTTTTAATGAAACAAAGGGTTTTGGGTTTATTAAACCAGATAGTGGGGAAGGGGACTTATTTGTTCATATCTCTGCTGTTGAAACTGGCAATAAGTTAAACAATAATGATAAAGTTACTTATATGCTTGGGGAAGGTAAACGTGGACCTTGTGCAACTCAAGTTAAAAAAGTTTAA
- a CDS encoding metal ABC transporter permease: MEVISFLAAPFVMCLILVGIHCYLGLHVLRRGVIFVDLSLAQVASLGSTVALLLHLDHHSGLNYFVSLGFTFVAAAYFAWAKKFEKYISQEVLIALVYAFASSAVILVVNMMAHGAEHIKEILIGKILWVTWADVIKTGAIYSIVATIHYIFRKQILRSTLDKDNSSAFWDFIFFSLFGVVITSSVGIAGILLVFSFLVVPALISTLLSQRIRSQLFIGWGIGLILSLLGMALSYFFDLPAGAIIVVVFTIVPIVFLPFLIKFKMSRT; the protein is encoded by the coding sequence ATGGAAGTTATTTCTTTTTTAGCTGCACCATTTGTCATGTGTTTAATTCTTGTAGGGATACACTGCTATCTAGGATTACATGTCTTAAGAAGAGGAGTTATCTTCGTTGATCTCTCCTTAGCACAAGTGGCAAGCCTAGGCTCAACAGTAGCTTTACTCCTTCATCTCGATCACCATAGTGGCCTTAATTACTTTGTTTCTTTAGGTTTCACTTTTGTGGCCGCAGCTTACTTTGCTTGGGCCAAGAAGTTTGAAAAGTATATCTCGCAAGAAGTGTTAATCGCTCTTGTTTATGCTTTCGCTTCTTCCGCTGTTATTCTCGTTGTTAACATGATGGCCCATGGTGCAGAACATATTAAAGAAATACTCATTGGTAAGATCCTCTGGGTAACTTGGGCAGATGTTATAAAGACAGGTGCTATTTATAGTATTGTTGCTACAATTCACTATATTTTTAGAAAACAAATTCTTAGGTCAACTTTAGATAAAGATAATAGTTCTGCATTTTGGGATTTTATTTTCTTTTCGTTGTTTGGTGTTGTAATTACCTCATCTGTTGGAATAGCTGGTATTCTACTTGTTTTCTCATTTCTTGTTGTCCCTGCATTGATCAGTACATTACTCTCTCAACGTATTCGATCACAGCTGTTTATCGGTTGGGGGATTGGCTTAATTTTGAGCTTACTTGGAATGGCCCTCAGTTACTTCTTTGATCTTCCTGCTGGAGCAATTATCGTGGTGGTCTTTACTATTGTTCCAATAGTGTTCCTACCATTTTTGATAAAATTTAAAATGAGTCGCACTTAA
- a CDS encoding disulfide bond formation protein B translates to MTNKSERFYNIVALASMALIILPVGIACLILGFGLGDNPCILCWQERAILIFVTLTTLFIMRYGLRPKYLGLLILYCTIGIFMTLRHTGGHFLRDLGQGFSLEIFGLHTYTWGVVICWSILLILSIILIFFGNNLVDNEDGEVRYLSKFQSLAFISYFIILFFNSVQAFTQVGPPPFIGHSDPVRFSWVPKNWHWSTKNWSGLLKPFSLRGNYSIDKPYFKHDERRKIAMFQSGDELMKVKEVSLPSEIRGGIRDIDYNSESKLFAIVTDQYFIYILDDKLKSILYYVRIDPLYSIDIKTFVGISFIGPRRLMVTGYNKSYVVIRIDEGAKIVDHYAGFLEGTNGISEKYRGRLSSVRSKYSYIRCLAYDKKTQELVIVSIPNEKNNKVIATRFSSADFLLNSEKEIFIDDNDLGPVISSLKVIDSILYGLDPNSSEILILDNELDAFSGSIKLPKGNYHGLAVFEGKQFVLIEQKRATFYTK, encoded by the coding sequence ATGACAAATAAATCAGAACGTTTCTATAATATCGTGGCCCTGGCATCAATGGCCCTGATTATTCTACCTGTTGGAATCGCATGTCTCATTCTAGGGTTTGGTTTAGGTGATAATCCTTGTATTCTCTGTTGGCAGGAAAGAGCAATCCTTATTTTTGTTACATTAACAACTCTCTTTATTATGCGCTATGGCCTTAGACCAAAGTATCTCGGTTTATTAATTCTGTATTGTACGATTGGAATCTTCATGACCTTAAGGCATACAGGAGGTCATTTCTTAAGAGATCTTGGTCAGGGATTTTCTTTAGAAATATTTGGACTTCACACATATACGTGGGGTGTTGTTATATGCTGGTCAATTTTATTAATTCTCTCAATTATACTTATATTCTTTGGTAATAATTTAGTTGATAATGAAGACGGAGAAGTTCGCTATCTTAGCAAGTTTCAATCATTGGCATTTATCTCTTATTTCATTATTTTATTTTTTAATTCGGTACAAGCATTTACCCAAGTTGGTCCTCCACCATTCATTGGACATAGTGATCCCGTGAGATTTTCTTGGGTTCCTAAAAACTGGCATTGGTCGACTAAGAATTGGAGTGGCCTATTAAAACCATTTAGCTTAAGGGGAAACTACTCAATTGATAAACCTTACTTTAAGCATGATGAAAGACGAAAGATTGCAATGTTTCAAAGTGGTGATGAATTAATGAAGGTTAAGGAGGTTAGTCTTCCTAGTGAGATTAGGGGTGGGATTAGAGATATCGATTATAATAGTGAGTCAAAGCTTTTTGCCATTGTTACAGATCAATATTTTATTTATATCTTAGATGATAAATTAAAAAGTATTCTCTACTACGTACGAATAGATCCTCTTTATAGTATCGATATAAAAACTTTTGTTGGTATAAGCTTCATTGGCCCACGTCGTCTTATGGTTACAGGATATAATAAGTCATATGTTGTCATCCGTATTGATGAGGGAGCAAAAATTGTTGATCATTATGCAGGTTTTTTAGAGGGAACAAATGGAATTTCTGAGAAATATCGAGGACGTCTTTCAAGTGTTCGCTCGAAATACTCTTATATTCGCTGTTTAGCATATGATAAGAAAACTCAAGAACTCGTTATCGTTTCAATACCCAATGAAAAGAATAATAAAGTTATTGCAACTAGATTTTCTAGTGCAGATTTTCTTTTGAATAGTGAAAAAGAAATCTTCATTGATGATAATGATCTAGGCCCAGTTATCTCAAGCCTTAAGGTTATTGACTCAATTTTATATGGCCTAGATCCAAATAGTAGTGAAATACTTATTCTCGATAATGAGCTAGATGCATTCTCTGGCTCTATAAAATTACCTAAAGGTAATTATCATGGCCTTGCTGTTTTTGAGGGCAAACAATTTGTTCTCATTGAGCAAAAGCGTGCAACATTTTATACAAAGTAA